The Dethiosulfovibrio peptidovorans DSM 11002 genome has a window encoding:
- a CDS encoding alpha-1,2-fucosyltransferase translates to MVWGFIDGDFMCVIAKCCGGLGNQMFQYAFGRALALDLGLDLKLDISNFGSDSRPFSLGIYSLTKNIPFGCYLSTSTRLKVKMTKKLRRWGVWGMDKNMPGVLVEPFPPVLVSLDEVLSEKLSHLFVDGYWQSEKYFSRYSDVIRSDFRVIEESSAFLAWKKRMLSEPGGSISVHVRRGDYVTDSSANRVHGVLPIEYYLRAKEILNTISDGLVFYVFTDDPVWARNNLCLGDKTIYVSGEDLKDYEELALMSCCDHHVVANSSFSWWGAWLGQDTSTVTIAPGRWFRKMDSSFVIPDNWIKIWT, encoded by the coding sequence ATGGTATGGGGATTCATTGATGGTGATTTTATGTGCGTAATAGCTAAGTGTTGTGGCGGTCTTGGCAACCAGATGTTCCAGTACGCTTTTGGTCGAGCCTTGGCGTTGGATCTTGGGCTTGACCTGAAGCTTGATATATCCAATTTTGGAAGTGATAGTAGGCCTTTTTCTCTTGGTATTTATAGTTTGACTAAAAACATCCCTTTTGGTTGCTATCTTAGCACCAGCACGAGGCTTAAGGTCAAGATGACTAAAAAACTCAGACGGTGGGGAGTGTGGGGAATGGATAAGAATATGCCTGGAGTTCTTGTCGAACCCTTTCCTCCAGTCCTTGTTTCCCTGGATGAAGTACTATCTGAAAAGCTTAGTCATCTTTTTGTGGATGGATATTGGCAGTCTGAAAAATATTTTTCTAGGTACTCAGACGTTATAAGGTCTGACTTTAGAGTCATAGAGGAGTCTTCTGCCTTCCTGGCTTGGAAAAAACGCATGTTGAGCGAACCTGGTGGATCGATCAGCGTCCACGTCAGAAGGGGGGACTATGTCACCGATAGCTCTGCGAACAGGGTCCATGGCGTTCTCCCTATTGAATACTATCTTAGGGCAAAAGAGATACTTAATACTATATCCGATGGTCTTGTCTTTTACGTTTTCACCGACGATCCTGTGTGGGCTAGAAATAATCTATGTTTGGGAGATAAGACGATTTATGTTTCAGGCGAAGACCTGAAGGACTACGAGGAGCTTGCCCTTATGTCCTGTTGCGATCATCATGTAGTCGCAAACAGCTCTTTTAGCTGGTGGGGAGCTTGGCTCGGGCAGGACACCTCTACTGTGACGATAGCTCCAGGTCGGTGGTTTAGAAAAATGGACTCCAGTTTTGTAATTCCTGATAACTGGATAAAGATTTGGACGTGA